One part of the Roseomonas gilardii genome encodes these proteins:
- a CDS encoding ABC transporter substrate-binding protein: protein MTVPSLRLGATRLCATRFGVTLGLMTTLLGTVAPASAESVLRVAMTAGDIPLTAGMPDQGFEGWRFVGYNLYDSLILWDLSKGDKIADIKPGLATEWHIDPNNSRRWIFTLRKGVKFHDGSDFNAKSVVWNMERMTKEGAPQFNAQQFAFARSYLTNFAGVEQIDDYTVAFTTKQPDSIFPYNLSFLMMVSPARAEELKNDANAFAKNPSGTGPYRFSRMVPGERLELVANKEYWDKARVPKQDRLVLLPMPEASTRTASLLSGQVDWIEAPAPDTIPRLKSSGMQVITNAYPHNWAYQLNFVDKPFNDIRVRQAANYALNRDDMVEMLGGVALPGYATVPPSTAYYGKPVKYEYNPDKAKALLKEAGCVPCNVTFAISTSGSGQMQPLPMNELVKAQLEEVGFKVNLQVMDWNALLQVGREGVDKHHDINGINITRATQDPFNGMFRFIMKSQWSPAGSNWGHFEDPQVDQLVAEAMNTFDPEKRLPILTKVHERMNEQAVMIWVAHDLNPRALSPKVKGFVQAQSWFQDLTQVTVQP from the coding sequence ATGACGGTGCCATCCCTGCGCCTGGGTGCGACGCGGCTGTGTGCGACCCGTTTCGGCGTCACCCTGGGCCTGATGACCACGCTGCTGGGCACCGTGGCGCCCGCCTCGGCGGAAAGCGTACTGCGTGTGGCCATGACGGCGGGCGACATCCCGCTCACCGCTGGCATGCCGGACCAGGGCTTCGAGGGCTGGCGCTTCGTCGGCTACAACCTCTACGACTCCCTGATCCTCTGGGACCTGTCGAAGGGCGACAAGATCGCCGATATCAAGCCGGGCTTGGCCACCGAATGGCACATCGACCCCAACAACAGCCGACGCTGGATCTTCACCCTCCGCAAGGGTGTGAAGTTCCACGACGGGAGTGACTTCAACGCGAAGTCGGTGGTCTGGAACATGGAGCGCATGACCAAGGAGGGCGCGCCCCAGTTCAATGCACAGCAATTCGCCTTCGCCCGCAGCTACCTGACCAACTTCGCGGGCGTCGAGCAGATCGACGACTACACCGTCGCCTTCACCACCAAGCAGCCGGACAGCATCTTTCCCTACAACCTGTCCTTCCTGATGATGGTCAGCCCCGCCCGTGCGGAGGAGCTGAAGAACGACGCCAACGCCTTCGCCAAGAATCCCTCGGGCACGGGCCCCTACCGCTTCTCCCGCATGGTGCCGGGCGAGCGGCTGGAGCTGGTGGCGAACAAGGAGTACTGGGACAAGGCCCGTGTCCCGAAGCAGGACCGGCTGGTGCTGCTGCCGATGCCGGAGGCATCGACGCGCACCGCTTCGCTGCTTTCCGGACAGGTGGACTGGATCGAGGCCCCGGCGCCCGACACCATCCCCCGCCTGAAATCCTCGGGCATGCAGGTGATCACCAATGCCTATCCGCATAACTGGGCCTACCAGCTCAATTTCGTGGACAAGCCCTTCAACGACATCCGGGTGCGGCAGGCGGCCAACTACGCGCTGAACCGGGATGATATGGTGGAGATGCTGGGCGGCGTCGCCTTGCCGGGCTACGCCACCGTGCCGCCCTCCACCGCCTATTACGGCAAGCCGGTGAAGTACGAGTACAATCCGGACAAGGCCAAGGCGCTGCTGAAGGAGGCCGGCTGCGTCCCCTGCAACGTCACCTTCGCCATCTCTACCTCCGGCTCCGGTCAGATGCAGCCGCTGCCGATGAACGAGCTGGTGAAGGCGCAGCTGGAGGAGGTCGGCTTCAAGGTCAACCTTCAGGTCATGGACTGGAACGCGCTGCTGCAGGTGGGCCGCGAGGGCGTGGACAAGCACCACGACATCAACGGCATCAACATCACCCGCGCGACGCAGGACCCGTTCAACGGGATGTTCCGCTTCATCATGAAGTCGCAGTGGTCGCCGGCAGGCAGCAACTGGGGGCATTTCGAGGACCCGCAAGTCGATCAGCTGGTCGCGGAGGCCATGAACACCTTCGACCCGGAGAAGCGTCTGCCGATCCTGACCAAGGTCCACGAGCGCATGAACGAGCAGGCCGTGATGATCTGGGTGGCACATGACCTGAACCCGCGC
- a CDS encoding Asp-tRNA(Asn)/Glu-tRNA(Gln) amidotransferase GatCAB subunit A, with product MNDAKLEDLSIAEAGAKLRDGSLTSAALTHHALDRIAKLDGALHAFVLVTEERAMADAARADAELAAGTDRGPMHGIPYALKDIYDTAGIRTTCHSKLLIDNVPTEDSVVAAKLAAGGGVLLGKLATHEFAMGGPSFDLPFPPARNPWNTDHITGGSSSGSGAAVAAGLVRMAMGSDTGGSIRGPAAYCGTVGLKPTYGLISRRGVFPLSYTLDHCGPLTRSVEDAAITTEMLAGFDPLDPASADKPVVDLRSGLEDGVAGLRVGMPRNLYRDAEGLSPEVYDAIERVGQALEAAGAIVEEVTLPDYSLFNACGRVILTAEAFAIHEKDLRERPQDYGELFLMRIVTGAAISSADYIQAQRLRRELSMAVNREALKTYDVLLTACALGPAPAFADCPPDRPMFWPIQTMPFNVTGNPALSMPAGLSASGLPLSAQIVGRPFDEATLLRVGRAVEKATAHWGATAPALLAAE from the coding sequence GTGAACGACGCGAAGCTGGAAGACCTCTCCATCGCCGAGGCCGGGGCGAAGCTGCGCGACGGCAGCCTGACCTCCGCCGCCCTGACGCACCATGCACTGGACCGGATCGCGAAGCTCGATGGCGCCCTGCATGCCTTCGTGCTGGTCACGGAGGAACGCGCCATGGCCGATGCGGCCAGGGCCGATGCCGAGCTCGCCGCCGGCACCGATCGCGGGCCGATGCACGGCATCCCCTATGCGCTGAAGGACATCTACGACACCGCCGGCATCCGCACGACATGCCATTCCAAGCTGCTGATCGACAATGTCCCCACCGAGGACAGCGTCGTGGCGGCGAAGCTCGCCGCGGGCGGCGGCGTGCTGCTGGGCAAGCTGGCGACGCATGAATTCGCCATGGGCGGGCCGAGCTTCGACCTCCCCTTCCCGCCCGCGCGCAATCCCTGGAACACCGACCACATCACCGGCGGTTCCTCCTCCGGCTCCGGCGCCGCCGTCGCCGCCGGCCTGGTGCGCATGGCAATGGGCTCCGACACCGGCGGATCGATCCGCGGTCCCGCGGCCTATTGCGGCACGGTGGGCCTCAAGCCGACCTATGGGCTGATCAGCCGGCGCGGCGTCTTCCCGCTTTCCTACACGCTCGACCATTGCGGCCCGCTGACGCGCAGCGTCGAGGATGCGGCGATCACCACCGAGATGCTGGCGGGCTTCGACCCGCTCGACCCCGCGAGCGCCGACAAGCCGGTCGTCGATCTGCGCAGCGGGCTGGAGGATGGCGTCGCGGGCCTGCGCGTCGGCATGCCGCGCAACCTCTACCGCGATGCCGAAGGGCTTTCGCCCGAGGTCTATGACGCGATCGAGCGTGTCGGACAGGCACTGGAAGCGGCGGGCGCGATCGTCGAGGAGGTCACGCTTCCCGACTATTCCCTCTTCAATGCCTGCGGCCGCGTGATCCTGACCGCCGAGGCCTTCGCCATCCACGAGAAGGACCTGCGCGAGCGGCCGCAGGATTACGGCGAACTCTTCCTCATGCGGATCGTCACCGGTGCCGCGATCAGCAGCGCGGACTACATCCAGGCTCAGCGCCTGCGCCGCGAACTCTCCATGGCGGTGAACCGCGAGGCGCTGAAGACGTACGACGTGCTGCTCACCGCCTGCGCCCTCGGCCCGGCCCCCGCCTTCGCCGACTGCCCGCCGGACCGCCCCATGTTCTGGCCGATCCAGACCATGCCCTTCAACGTCACGGGCAATCCGGCCCTTTCCATGCCGGCCGGCCTCTCCGCCTCCGGCCTGCCGCTCTCCGCCCAGATCGTCGGCCGCCCCTTCGACGAGGCCACACTCCTCCGCGTCGGCCGCGCCGTCGAGAAAGCCACGGCCCACTGGGGCGCCACCGCTCCGGCTCTGCTCGCGGCTGAATGA
- a CDS encoding Asp-tRNA(Asn)/Glu-tRNA(Gln) amidotransferase GatCAB subunit A, with amino-acid sequence MDAVPMAPPMASTAGLAGLSLAEAADAFARGEVTATALTQACLDRIEAHEPAVNATTWIEREAALEAADAADKARAAGTASGPLAGVPMAHKDMYYKAGKLSTCGSAIRGDFRPDYTATVIERLEGAGAITMGGLNMAEFAQNPTGHNQHFGDCLNPWNGDYITGGSSSGSGAAVSARFAFMALGSDTGGSIRLPASACGVVGLKPTQTRVSRHGVMPLSFSCDNVGPLVRTVRDCARVMGVIAGHDPKDPTSAKEPVPDYEAALTGDLRGQRIGVAETWFLDGADPDILAAFEASIEVLRGRGATVTRIRLPVMEQVLTYGSVVSRSEGPTIHANWMRERPGDYASHLSGRMFPGYAIPASYYIEALSRRGPVLKAFCDEVFSQVDVLAMPTIPRKIPTRAECRIDGGDPEAIRRFGLITQNTRPINYLGLPGLSVHCGFDDRGLPVGLQLVGRPFAEARLMTIGDAYQRDTDWHNRVPALGAG; translated from the coding sequence ATGGACGCCGTGCCGATGGCTCCCCCAATGGCCAGCACGGCGGGTCTCGCCGGCCTGAGCCTCGCCGAGGCCGCCGACGCCTTCGCCCGGGGCGAGGTCACCGCCACCGCCCTGACCCAGGCCTGCCTGGACCGCATCGAGGCGCATGAGCCGGCGGTCAATGCCACCACCTGGATCGAGCGCGAGGCCGCGCTGGAGGCCGCCGACGCCGCCGACAAGGCCCGCGCCGCCGGCACCGCCTCCGGCCCGCTGGCCGGCGTGCCGATGGCGCACAAGGACATGTACTACAAGGCCGGCAAGCTCTCGACCTGTGGCTCCGCCATCCGCGGCGACTTCCGGCCCGACTACACCGCGACCGTGATCGAGCGGCTCGAAGGTGCCGGCGCCATCACCATGGGCGGCCTCAACATGGCGGAGTTCGCGCAGAATCCGACCGGTCACAACCAGCATTTCGGCGACTGCCTGAACCCCTGGAACGGCGACTACATCACCGGCGGGTCCTCCTCCGGCTCCGGCGCCGCCGTCTCCGCCCGCTTCGCCTTCATGGCGCTCGGCTCCGACACCGGCGGCTCGATCCGCCTGCCCGCCTCGGCCTGCGGCGTGGTGGGCCTCAAGCCGACGCAGACCCGCGTCAGCCGCCACGGCGTGATGCCGCTCTCCTTCTCCTGCGACAATGTCGGCCCACTGGTGCGCACCGTGCGCGACTGCGCCCGGGTGATGGGCGTCATCGCCGGCCATGATCCGAAGGACCCGACCAGCGCAAAGGAGCCGGTGCCCGACTACGAGGCCGCGCTGACTGGCGACCTACGCGGCCAGCGCATCGGCGTGGCGGAAACCTGGTTCCTCGACGGCGCCGACCCGGACATCCTGGCCGCCTTCGAGGCCTCGATCGAGGTGCTGCGTGGCCGCGGCGCCACCGTCACCCGCATCCGCCTGCCGGTAATGGAACAGGTCCTGACCTACGGCTCCGTCGTCAGCCGCAGCGAGGGTCCGACCATCCACGCCAACTGGATGCGCGAACGCCCGGGCGACTACGCCAGCCACCTCAGCGGCCGCATGTTCCCGGGCTATGCCATCCCGGCCAGCTACTACATCGAGGCGCTGAGCCGGCGCGGCCCGGTGCTCAAGGCCTTCTGCGACGAGGTCTTCTCGCAGGTGGACGTGCTCGCCATGCCCACCATCCCGCGCAAGATCCCGACGCGCGCGGAATGCCGCATCGACGGCGGCGACCCCGAGGCCATCCGCCGCTTCGGCCTGATCACGCAGAACACGCGGCCGATCAACTATCTCGGCCTGCCCGGGCTGAGCGTGCATTGCGGCTTCGACGATCGCGGCCTGCCCGTCGGCCTCCAGCTCGTCGGCCGCCCCTTCGCCGAGGCCCGCCTCATGACCATCGGCGACGCCTACCAGCGCGACACCGACTGGCACAACCGCGTGCCGGCGCTCGGCGCTGGGTGA